The following proteins are encoded in a genomic region of Elgaria multicarinata webbii isolate HBS135686 ecotype San Diego chromosome 16, rElgMul1.1.pri, whole genome shotgun sequence:
- the LOC134409871 gene encoding uncharacterized protein LOC134409871 isoform X1, translated as MAEGSGTVPISTVLEELKKLILDSTATLSKKMDVNEKNAAARMGVLADKIAQNDRDIKKLDVEVKALVKKQDVFEKSCEVKFQDQDLKLIQLQDQDRRCNVRIKQFVEEPAEELRKIVLKWFNDMMPDLDIKDCDIERIHRVGGANYRGSTRDILVRFGSYYKKEQVMKKLRSMIMIKYKGKAVQVFNDLCQQTLQWRRSVKQITETLTRNTVRYSWGYPVFLKFSYAGGQHRVTSLEQGKELLKSLGLFKDASLGAGAGNGAKPGASGMG; from the coding sequence ATGGCGGAgggatctggcacggtgccaatttcaactgtattggaagaattgaagaagctgattctGGACAGCACTGCAacattgagcaagaagatggatgttaatgaaaaaaatgcagcagcaaggatgggggtgcttgcagataagatcgcgcagaatgacagagatataaagaagctggatgtggaagtaaaagcacttgtgaaaaaacaggatgtctttgaaaaaagttgtgaggtgaaatttcaagatcaagatctaaagttgatccagcttcaagatcaggatcgtcgttgtaatgtacgaattaaacaatttgttgaagaaccagcagaggagttgagaaaaatagttttgaagtggttcaacgatatgatgccagatttggatataaaagactgtgatattgaaaggatccatagagtgggaggagcaaattatagaggatcaaccagagacattcttgtgagatttggcagttactacaaaaaagagcaagtgatgaagaaattgaggtctatgatcatgattaaatataaaggcaaagcagtgcaagtattcaacgatctttgtcagcaaacactccaatggagacgcagcgttaagcaaataactgaaacgctaacaagaaatacagtgagatattcttggggttatcctgtttttctaaagttttcctatgctgggggccaacacagagtaacctcgttggagcagggcaaggagctgctgaagagtttggggttatttaaggatgcaagtcttggagctggagctgggaatggagccaaaccgggggcgtctgggatggggtaa